DNA from Geobacter sulfurreducens PCA:
GTCTCACATTCAACCTTCATCCGAGCTGCTTGCCGACCGAGTGATTATGCCTGCGTGCCGGCTAGTTTCGCAGTCAATCCAGGCTCTGGTCCCTCCTTCGATACCGGAGACACAGGCATAATCCAGCAATATATGTGGTATTTATAATTAATGCTTGCTATGTGGATATTAGATGGAATAATAACTCATAAATATTTGCATATATTCTTCCAAGGAGGGTTATCACGTGTTTATCCAGCAATTCTTCGTATCCGGCCTGGCACACAGCTCTTATTTGCTCGGCGGAACATCAACCTGCGCGATTGTCGATCCCCGGCGCGATATTGAGATATACCTGGATGCGGCAGCGTCCATGGGAATGAAAATCACCCACATTCTCCAGACCCATCTCCATGCCGATTTTGTTTCGGGACATCTTGACCTGGCCGAGGCTACCGGCGCCGTCATAGTGGCTCCCAGGTCCGCAGATTGTCAGTTCAGCCACCTGGACGTGGCAGAGGGGGACAGCTTCCGGATCGATGACCTGGAAATCCGGGTCCTGGAAACCCCCGGCCACACACCCGAGCATATTACCTACGTGGTCGTGGATCATGGCCGGGGCCCGGAACCGGCCGTAATTTTCTGTGGCGACACTCTTTTCGTGGGGGATGTGGGACGCCCCGACCTTTTTCCGGGCATGGCCCTGGAGTTGGCCGCAAAACTATATGGTTCTCTCCATGAAAAGCTCATGGCGCTCCCCCCCTTCTGCGAGGTCTATCCGGCCCACGGCGCGGGTTCCCTCTGCGGCAGGGCCATGGGGGCCAAGCGAACCAGCACCGTGGGGTACGAGAAGCTTTACAACGGCGCGCTCGCCATTGGCGACCGGCAGCGGTTCATAACCTCACTCACTACGGACATGCCGGCCGCTCCGGACCATTTCTCCCGCTGCAGCGACATCAACCGCCGGGGACCGGCACTGGTTCGGACCCTCCCGGTCCCCGCCCCGCTGCCCCCGCAACGTTTCCGTGAGGCTATGGCCGAGAGCGACACCGTGGTTCTCGATGTTCGGGGATACGCCGCCTTCGGAGGGCAGCACGTGCCTGGTTCCTACCACATCGACCTGGGCGGAAACTTCGCCACCTTTGCCGGGTGGGTCCTCCCTCCCGACCGGAAAATTCTCCTCGTGGCTGAACAGGCCCATGAGGCATCGGAAGCGGCAGTTGCGCTTCACCGGGTGGGGCTCGATCAGGTTATCGGCTACCTGGAGGGGGGGATGTTCGAATGGGCCAAGGCAGGCTTTGGCACGGATCACGTCCCTCAACTTTCGGCACCCGAGCTGAACCAGCGCATCTCCTGCGGCGACGGGCTGGTGCTGGTGGATGTGCGCTCCGTCGGTGAATTCGGGGCTGCCCACGTGGAAGGGGCGATCCACATTCCGGCTCCCCAGCTCCGTACCCGCCATACCGAGCTTGACCCCGACCGGGACATCGCGCTGGTGTGCAGCACGGGCCACCGGTCGAGCCTGGCGGCCAGCATCCTCAAGCGCAACGGCTTCAGCCGGGTCTGGAACGTGGCCGGCGGCATGACCGGCTTCAATGCCGCAGGGTTCGCACCGGAATGCCCCCTCTGCGTGGTGCCCCACGGTCCGCGCTTCATGGGACGGTGACGGGGGTAAAAACCATGATCTCATTTCTGACCATGACCGAATGGTCCCCCTATGCTGTGGGGATCGGCATCGGCCTCCTCTCCTGCTTCGCCTTCGTCCTGTCGGACAAGCCCATCGGCTGTTCCACCGCCTTTGCCCGGACCAGCGGCATGCTGGAGCAACTGGTCCGGGGGCAGAAGGTGCGCGAGATGCCCTACTATCGACAGTTCGTCCCGGAAATCGACTGGGAGTGGATGCTGGTGGCAGGGATCGTTCTGGGAGCCTTCACCTCTTCGTGGCTGTCAGGGGAGTTCCGCCTCCAGTGGGTACCGTCCCTCTGGGCCGCCACCTTCGGACCAGAACATCTACCCCGCCTGGTTACCGCCTTTGCCGGCGGCATCATCATGGGATTCGGCGCACGCTGGGCCGGTGGTTGCACCAGCGGCCACGGCATCAGCGGCACCCTGCAACTGGCGGTGAGCGGCTGGCTGGCAGTGGCGGCCTTTTTCGCCTCCGGAGCCGCAACCGCCTTCGTCAAGTACGCTCTGGGAGGTTAGGCCATGTTTTCCGCCCTTCACGCCAACAAACCGGCCCAGCTTATCTTGGGACTCGTAATCGGCTTTTTGTTCGGATTCCTTCTTCAGAAGGGCAATGTCACCGAGTACGATGTGATTGTGGGGCAGCTGCTGTTCCGAAACTTCACCGTCATCAAGATCATGGTGACCGCCATGTTGACGGGGATGATCGGCGTTCACCTGCTCCGCAGCCTCGGCTTTGCCCAGCTCCACCCCAAGCCCGGCTCACTGGGGATGACGCTGGTGGGAGGTCTCATCTTCGGCGTCGGCTTCGCCGTCCTGGGCTACTGCCCCGGCACCATCGCCGCGGCTGTGGCACAGGGAAAGATGGACGCCTTCGTGGGCGGGATGTCGGGGATCATCATCGGTGCAGGACTCTACGCTCACTCCTTTCCCTACCTGTCCAGAACCATTCTTCCCAAGGGCGATTTCGGCACCCTCACCTTCCCGGAACTGTTGCGGGTGACCCCTTGGGTGGTTATCCTGCCCCTGTCGGCGTTGCTGATCGGTTTACTGGTCTGGCTGGAGCGGGCCGGTCTGTGACTCCATGAGGTTGACGCCCTCCTCTTTGCTGCCCGAATGGCTCCGCTCCTATCGTCCGGCCGATCTACTCCCGGATCTGGCGGCAGGCGCAGTGGTTGCGGTGATACTGGCCCCCCAGGGAATGGCCTATGCGCTGCTTGCAGGGCTTCCCCCCATCATGGGGCTTTATGCTGCTACGGTGCCGCTGCTGGCCTATGCCCTGGCCGGGTCGTCGCGCCACCTGTCCGTGGGACCCGTTGCCATCGTATCGCTGCTTGTGCACGTAGCCTGCAGCAAGGTTGCCCACGCGGGTTCAGCGAGCTATGTGTCCGCAGCCCTGCAACTTGCCCTACTGACAGGTGTGCTGCAACTGCTTTTGGGAACCGTCCGGGCCGGTTTCATGGTCAACTTCCTCTCCCGGGCCGCCATCGGAGGGTTCACCTCGGCGGCGGCGCTTCTCATCAGCCTGAGCCAGTTTAAGAACCTGCTTGGAATATCCGGCGACGGCGGCGAGTCCGCTCTGGAGCTGGCCGCCGGCGTGGTCCGGAACATTGGGACGCTCCACCTCCTGACCAGCGTAATGGGGCTGGCGGCCATCTGCATGCTGCTTCTCCTGCAACGGTTCGCGCCCCGCTTTCCCGCTCCGCTGGCGGCAATCGTCCTCGGCATTCCGCTGACGGCCCTTTTGCACCTGGATCAGGCAGGGGTCAGGACTGTCGGTGATCTTCCCCATGGGCTTCCCCCCCTTTCCCTGCCGCCATTCGCCGCGGATCAAATACTTACGCTCCTGCCGGCCGCCGTGACCATCGCCCTGATCGGCTATCTGGAATCATTTGCCGTTGCCGGTCTCATTGCCGACCGGGAAAAATACCCGATCTACCCGAACCGTGAACTGGTCGGACTCGGCATTGCCAATGTGGCTGCGGCATTTTTTTCAGGCTATCCGGTCACCGGCGGCTTTTCCCGCACCGCGGTCAACCATCGGGCCGGTGCCAGAACAGGCCTGGCCGGCATGATTACGGCAACTCTCATCGGCATCATACTGCTTCACTTCACTCACCTCTTCCACTACCTTCCAAAAACGATCCTGGCTGCAATCGTCATTGTGGCCGTTGCCGGCCTGGTGGAGGCAGCCGAAGCCCGCTACCTTTTTCGGGTGAAGCCCAGCGACGGCTACACGTTTGTTCTGACGTTCCTGGTTACGCTCGGTTTCGGCGTGGAGGCAGGCATCGTAGCGGGCGTCATCTTCTCGCTGCTGGTTTTCATATGGCGGAGTGCCCATCCCCACATCGCCGAACTGGGGTGGCTTGAAGAGGAAGGGGTCTTCCGTAACATCCGCCGCTACCCTCATGCCGTTGTGCCTCGCGGCATGCTGCTCGTGCGGGTCGACGCTTCCCTCTACTTCGCCAACATGGCGTTTGTAGGGGACTGGCTGCGGGCTACCCTAGCAGAGCGGGCGGATGTGCGCCAAATCATATTCGATCTCTCGGGGGTCAACGATATGGATGCGGTAGCGTTGGCGGCACTGGAGGTGATCATCGAAGGCCACGGGGAAAGGGGAATTGTCGTGGCATTCGCCGGCATGAAGGGGCCGGTCCGGGATCTGGCCCAACGGGCCGGCTGGCAGGAACGATATGGGAACCTGATCAGCTTTCTTTCACTGAACCAAGCGGTCCGACAGATGTCGACGGAAGATATGATCCTGGCTGGACTCCACAGCAAGGAGAGAGAGTCGGAGACATGCAGCGTGCCCGCTACGCGTCCCACCGGCTCGACCAATCATGGTGATCCCGCCTGAACCACGCGGTCCCGTCCTGACCTTTTAGCCCGATACAAGGCATCATCGGCGGCAGCCAGCAGTTCGTCCAGACCGGCGGTGCCGTCGCACGCGGCAACACCGATGCTTACGGTAACTGACACCGGCTTAGCCCTGGAGGTGAATTTTGTCGAAGCTATGGCCGCCCGGAGCCGCTCATAGAGATGATTGCAATCATCTCCCGTGCCCGGAGCTACCACGAGGAATTCTTCTCCGCCCAGCCGACCCAGCAGGTCATAGTCCCTGAGCAGCCCCCCCAGCACTCCGACGCAGCCGCACAGCACCTCGTCTCCGGTCTGATGACCGTAACGGTCGTTTACCCGCTTGAAGTGATCGATATCCAGGATGCCGATGCTCAAACTTCCCCCATCCCGCTTGACCCGGGACAGCTCTTTTTCCAGGTGGTCAATAATCGCGCGCCGGTTCATGACGCCGGTCAATGGATCGTGGGTGGCCTGGTGATTCAGGGCCTCCTGGGTCTCCTGCAGTCTCGAATGCAGCTCGACGGTGCGGCGGCCCACCTGGATCCGGGCGCGCAGTTCTCCGAGACTGAACGGTTTGCCCACGTAATCGTCGGCGCCGGCATCGAGCCCGCGGATTACGTCGTCAGTACCGTTTTTGGCCGTGAGCAGGAGAATGTAGGGCAGATGTTCAGCTGACCGGGCACGGACCTGCCGGATCACCTCCACCCCGTCCATGACGGGCATAACCCAATCCAGTACGGCCAGCTTGGGGGCATCGCTTTTTTGCAGTTCTTCCCAGGCCTGCGCTCCATCAATCGCCTCCACCACGTCGTAGCCCCACCGTTTCATCAGTCCGGTCAGCATAGTGCGCGAGGTTACATCATCATCGGCGATGAGAATTCGCATAGGCGTCACTCCTTGACGT
Protein-coding regions in this window:
- a CDS encoding YeeE/YedE thiosulfate transporter family protein — its product is MISFLTMTEWSPYAVGIGIGLLSCFAFVLSDKPIGCSTAFARTSGMLEQLVRGQKVREMPYYRQFVPEIDWEWMLVAGIVLGAFTSSWLSGEFRLQWVPSLWAATFGPEHLPRLVTAFAGGIIMGFGARWAGGCTSGHGISGTLQLAVSGWLAVAAFFASGAATAFVKYALGG
- a CDS encoding YeeE/YedE thiosulfate transporter family protein; protein product: MFSALHANKPAQLILGLVIGFLFGFLLQKGNVTEYDVIVGQLLFRNFTVIKIMVTAMLTGMIGVHLLRSLGFAQLHPKPGSLGMTLVGGLIFGVGFAVLGYCPGTIAAAVAQGKMDAFVGGMSGIIIGAGLYAHSFPYLSRTILPKGDFGTLTFPELLRVTPWVVILPLSALLIGLLVWLERAGL
- a CDS encoding GGDEF domain-containing protein, which produces MRILIADDDVTSRTMLTGLMKRWGYDVVEAIDGAQAWEELQKSDAPKLAVLDWVMPVMDGVEVIRQVRARSAEHLPYILLLTAKNGTDDVIRGLDAGADDYVGKPFSLGELRARIQVGRRTVELHSRLQETQEALNHQATHDPLTGVMNRRAIIDHLEKELSRVKRDGGSLSIGILDIDHFKRVNDRYGHQTGDEVLCGCVGVLGGLLRDYDLLGRLGGEEFLVVAPGTGDDCNHLYERLRAAIASTKFTSRAKPVSVTVSIGVAACDGTAGLDELLAAADDALYRAKRSGRDRVVQAGSP
- a CDS encoding MBL fold metallo-hydrolase, yielding MFIQQFFVSGLAHSSYLLGGTSTCAIVDPRRDIEIYLDAAASMGMKITHILQTHLHADFVSGHLDLAEATGAVIVAPRSADCQFSHLDVAEGDSFRIDDLEIRVLETPGHTPEHITYVVVDHGRGPEPAVIFCGDTLFVGDVGRPDLFPGMALELAAKLYGSLHEKLMALPPFCEVYPAHGAGSLCGRAMGAKRTSTVGYEKLYNGALAIGDRQRFITSLTTDMPAAPDHFSRCSDINRRGPALVRTLPVPAPLPPQRFREAMAESDTVVLDVRGYAAFGGQHVPGSYHIDLGGNFATFAGWVLPPDRKILLVAEQAHEASEAAVALHRVGLDQVIGYLEGGMFEWAKAGFGTDHVPQLSAPELNQRISCGDGLVLVDVRSVGEFGAAHVEGAIHIPAPQLRTRHTELDPDRDIALVCSTGHRSSLAASILKRNGFSRVWNVAGGMTGFNAAGFAPECPLCVVPHGPRFMGR
- a CDS encoding SulP family inorganic anion transporter, with the translated sequence MRLTPSSLLPEWLRSYRPADLLPDLAAGAVVAVILAPQGMAYALLAGLPPIMGLYAATVPLLAYALAGSSRHLSVGPVAIVSLLVHVACSKVAHAGSASYVSAALQLALLTGVLQLLLGTVRAGFMVNFLSRAAIGGFTSAAALLISLSQFKNLLGISGDGGESALELAAGVVRNIGTLHLLTSVMGLAAICMLLLLQRFAPRFPAPLAAIVLGIPLTALLHLDQAGVRTVGDLPHGLPPLSLPPFAADQILTLLPAAVTIALIGYLESFAVAGLIADREKYPIYPNRELVGLGIANVAAAFFSGYPVTGGFSRTAVNHRAGARTGLAGMITATLIGIILLHFTHLFHYLPKTILAAIVIVAVAGLVEAAEARYLFRVKPSDGYTFVLTFLVTLGFGVEAGIVAGVIFSLLVFIWRSAHPHIAELGWLEEEGVFRNIRRYPHAVVPRGMLLVRVDASLYFANMAFVGDWLRATLAERADVRQIIFDLSGVNDMDAVALAALEVIIEGHGERGIVVAFAGMKGPVRDLAQRAGWQERYGNLISFLSLNQAVRQMSTEDMILAGLHSKERESETCSVPATRPTGSTNHGDPA